A stretch of the Nitrososphaerales archaeon genome encodes the following:
- the trpB gene encoding tryptophan synthase subunit beta has translation MKLKQYPIKGKFGKFGGRFVPETLIPALEELEKAYMKFRKNTTFKRELCYYLKEYAGRPTPLYFANNLTKAVGGARIYLKREDLLHGGAHKINNTIGQALLAKKMGKERIIAETGAGQHGVATAMACAALGLKCEVYMGSKDVERQKLNVFRMKLLGAKVHPVDVGSQTLKDAINEALRDWITNVQTTYYLLGSVVGPHPYPMIVRNFQSVIGKEIKHQAREVVKKTPSAIIACVGGGSNAIGTFYEFLDTAIALYGVEAGGEGLDTQKHSATLSTGTEGVLHGMLTYLLQDADGQILDTHSVAAGLDYPGVGPEHAFLKYMERVKYVNVNDTQAVSAFEALSKHEGIIPALEPAHALAYAIQIAKNYDRNDVIIVTLSGRGDKDVEVVERYLSIHND, from the coding sequence ATGAAATTAAAGCAATATCCTATAAAAGGCAAGTTCGGCAAGTTTGGAGGAAGATTTGTGCCAGAAACGCTAATTCCTGCACTTGAAGAGCTGGAGAAAGCCTATATGAAATTCAGAAAGAACACTACTTTCAAAAGAGAACTATGCTATTATTTGAAGGAATATGCGGGAAGACCTACGCCGTTATACTTTGCGAATAATTTGACCAAGGCTGTTGGGGGAGCAAGGATCTATCTTAAACGGGAAGATCTACTACATGGGGGAGCACACAAGATCAATAATACTATCGGACAAGCGTTACTTGCTAAAAAGATGGGTAAAGAAAGAATAATAGCTGAAACTGGAGCCGGTCAGCATGGCGTTGCAACTGCTATGGCATGTGCGGCTCTTGGGTTGAAGTGTGAGGTGTATATGGGTTCAAAGGATGTCGAAAGGCAGAAGTTAAATGTGTTCAGAATGAAACTTTTGGGTGCAAAGGTGCACCCTGTAGATGTTGGTTCGCAAACGCTCAAGGATGCAATAAACGAAGCACTGAGGGACTGGATAACAAACGTACAAACAACTTACTACCTACTCGGATCAGTTGTAGGCCCACATCCGTACCCAATGATTGTGCGCAATTTCCAGAGTGTGATTGGCAAGGAAATAAAGCACCAGGCAAGAGAAGTTGTAAAAAAGACGCCAAGTGCGATAATAGCATGTGTAGGAGGCGGAAGCAATGCGATTGGAACTTTTTATGAATTCCTTGATACGGCGATTGCCCTATACGGCGTTGAAGCGGGTGGCGAAGGGCTGGATACACAGAAACACTCTGCAACATTGTCTACAGGAACAGAAGGTGTATTGCATGGTATGCTGACATACCTACTGCAGGATGCTGATGGCCAGATACTTGATACCCACAGTGTAGCTGCTGGCCTTGACTATCCCGGTGTTGGCCCTGAACACGCATTTCTCAAATATATGGAACGGGTCAAATATGTTAATGTTAATGATACTCAAGCTGTAAGTGCCTTCGAAGCCTTGTCAAAGCATGAGGGCATAATTCCTGCTTTGGAACCTGCACACGCACTCGCATACGCGATACAGATAGCAAAGAATTATGATAGAAATGATGTTATCATTGTCACGCTATCTGGCAGAGGGGATAAGGACGTAGAGGTTGTAGAACGGTACTTGTCGATACACAATGACTAG